The following are encoded together in the Macrobrachium nipponense isolate FS-2020 chromosome 14, ASM1510439v2, whole genome shotgun sequence genome:
- the LOC135226019 gene encoding uncharacterized protein LOC135226019: MGEMEVAGIRWKLHRYAVNVNAENAKYSRFNFHNSLLPHPDDDFFERGLLREASQLLRLSRAAGFRTEFTLGNAGGGGGLEKIKCLTDINDDPQHQLLAMKEFYEEKIQQLEDGHRQEVQKLENKNSRLLAALQDKNKYLRQAKKDAKARKATPSHPETLQAADNEELVLGLKTEMERLAQENSELRRQREQEHDRYEETILCLKSEMQILADDNHRAKREMEDRQSVLVDELSRIQEGNVEKDKKIDLLEKKLHLLQDDNGRHLEKKQREETQALENKCSRLLKAIQDKNTYLRKAKKDIQKLKRDIDEKQVVLMEELNRLQIENREKEMKLDILLNLLQNGDDEKEIKIDLLEKEMNRLQSGNNEKEMKIDLLEKERNRLQSGNDEKEMKIDLLEKELSRLQNGNDEKEMKIALLEKEKMEESRKVVLLEATVANLEHHLETLVRSMQTQERECVAMEEEIVGLKEDVARMEEEKRQLESSLASSRLELDKLLTQWKGPAANPNEEEEEEDREPARTAKENQEGANIEKGTPLYKRLLGEIRNLKGGQKLLRKQLLEGQEKYEELESIVLSLQNKGVKRRDWFQKEIDSFSSCESKSRRLDKLPRPDSISCECGPTCEAQNIEIEHTIMAREGDTFFMVKKRREGPDLRKRQEKEMRDKILKEKLMVRLREEMKKRFREMEESLEEEIQKIIKEEIEKVDREVIEKMIKEKIQEMFPEPLKEDIEEVPDKNIDETLQETHVVPGKEIDEMPKHDVEVPGKEMEIMTEEETKKKKKKKILRKIWKILKMQWKRLKMCRNVRKRQREERAERRAEIKRKLALEKFLKKYRPSRTERKGKKQVQTTQLQALKNGWWATFQRKVAIIFSWFP, translated from the exons AAGTATTCAAGATTCAACTTCCACAactccctcctcccccaccccgacGACGACTTCTTCGAGAGGGGACTCCTGCGTGAAGCCAGCCAGCTCCTCCGGCTTTCCCGAGCCGCGGGATTCC GAACAGAGTTTACCCTTGGaaatgcaggaggaggaggaggactagaaaaaataaaatgtttgaccGATATCAACGACGACCCGCAACATCAATTACTGGCCATGAAAGAGTTCTACGAAGAGAAGATCCAGCAACTCGAAGACGGACATCGACAAGAGGTTCAGAAACTCGAGAACAAGAATTCTCGTTTGTTGGCGGCACTGCAGGACAAAAACAAGTACCTCAGACAGGCCAAGAAGGACGCCAAAGCCAGGAAAGCGACCCCATCGCATCCTGAAACACTGCAGGCGGCCGATAACGAAGAGCTGGTTCTCGGCCTCAAGACGGAGATGGAAAGACTCGCCCAGGAGAACAGCGAACTGAGGAGGCAGAGAGAGCAGGAGCACGACCGGTACGAAGAGACAATTCTCTGTCTGAAGAGCGAGATGCAGATCTTGGCTGATGACAATCACAGAGCGAAGAGAGAAATGGAAGACCGGCAAAGCGTTCTCGTGGATGAACTGAGTCGTATCCAAGAAGGAAATGTGGAAAAAGATAAGAAGATCGACCTCCTCGAGAAGAAACTGCATCTCCTCCAAGACGACAATGGCCGACATCTGGAAAAGAAACAACGAGAGGAGACTCAGGCTCTCGAGAACAAGTGCTCCCGTTTGTTGAAGGCAATCCAGGACAAAAACACCTACCTGAGAAAGGCTAAGAAGGACATCCAGAAATTGAAGAGAGACATTGACGAGAAGCAAGTTGTTCTCATGGAGGAGCTAAATCGTCTCCAGATTGAAAACAGGGAAAAGGAGATGAAACTTGATATCCTTCTGAATCTTCTCCAGAATGGAGACGATGAAAAGGAGATAAAGATTGATCTCCTTGAGAAGGAAATGAATCGTCTCCAGAGTGGCAACAATGAAAAGGAGATGAAGATTGATCTCCTTGAGAAGGAAAGGAATCGTCTTCAGAGTGGAAATGATGAAAAGGAGATGAAGATTGATCTCCTTGAGAAAGAATTGAGTCGTCTTCAGAATGGAAACGACGAAAAGGAGATGAAGATTGCTCTCCTTGAAAAAGAGAAGATGGAGGAAAGCAGAAAAGTGGTGCTTCTGGAAGCAACTGTAGCAAATCTGGAGCACCACTTAGAGACACTGGTGAGGAGCATGCAGACGCAGGAGAGAGAATGCGTGGCCATGGAAGAAGAAATAGTTGGCCTGAAAGAAGACGTAGCGAGAATGGAGGAAGAAAAGAGGCAACTGGAGAGCTCTCTGGCCTCATCTCGTTTGGAATTGGACAAACTATTGACCCAGTGGAAAGGTCCAGCTGCCAATCccaatgaagaggaagaggaagaggacagAGAACCTGCCCGTACAGCCAAGGAGAACCAAGAAGGAGCTAATATTGAAAAAGGCACACCATTATATAAAAGACTGTTGGGCGAAATAAGAAATTTGAAAGGAGGACAGAAGCTACTCAGGAAACAGTTGCTCGAAGGACAGGAAAAATACGAGGAACTGGAGAGTATTGTACTCAGCCTCCAAAACAAAGGAGTAAAGAGAAGGGACTGGTTCCAAAAGGAAATTGATAGTTTCTCAAGCTGCGAGAGCAAAAGTCGAAGATTGGACAAGCTCCCTAGGCCTGATAGTATATCCTGCGAATGCGGACCCACTTGTGAAGCACAAAACATTGAGATTGAGCACACAATAATGGCGAGGGAAGGAGACACTTTCTTTATGGTGAAGAAGAGACGAGAAGGACCTGACCTGAGAAAAAGGCAAGAAAAGGAGATGAGAGACAAAATACTTAAAGAAAAGTTAATGGTGAGACTTAGAGAGGAGATGAAAAAGAGGTttagagagatggaggagagtctTGAAGAGGAGATACAGAAGATAATTAAAGAGGAGATTGAGAAAGTAGACAGAGAGGTGATTGAAAAGATGATTAAAGAGAAGATCCAAGAGATGTTTCCAGAGCCACTGAAAGAGGACATAGAGGAGGTACCTGACAAGAATATAGATGAAACACTTCAGGAGACACATGTGGTACCTGGCAAGGAGATAGATGAGATGCCTAAACATGATGTAGAGGTACCGGGCAAGGAGATGGAAATAATGACAGAGGaggagacgaaaaagaagaagaaaaagaagatactTAGGAAGATATGGAAGATACTGAAAATGCAGTGGAAGAGACTGAAGATGTGTAGGAACGTAAGAAAAAGACAGAGGGAAGAGCGGGCTGAAAGGAGGGCGGAAATCAAGAGGAAATTAGCACTTGAGAAGTTCCTAAAAAAATATCGACCCTCAAGGACTGAAAGGAAAGGTAAAAAACAAGTGCAGACCACTCAGCTGCAGGCACTCAAGAATGGATGGTGGGCAACTTTTCAACGAAAAGTTGCCATCATCTTCTCATGGTTCCCATGA